A window of the Enoplosus armatus isolate fEnoArm2 chromosome 5, fEnoArm2.hap1, whole genome shotgun sequence genome harbors these coding sequences:
- the linc.pou2af1 gene encoding colorectal cancer associated 2 — translation MVVTCCSLYADKPRVYQGVRVKTTVKELLQRHRAREANSKKVKTIAQACLDLQDLCASTLPRLYVDPPPAIPPADASSCGSRALQLRAASFPVPDSSCNIQMQGSTFNDIQQQFGDMMLPGNGYGGHNSSSTGCGGGSYSASLPPPPTFPLPWCHGLSSDADYFGHGTAPCSSPESLKLCNPVDHNSYSPQDSFSSSSSSSCYDSPTRMESGYHGFPSEHYHYQHCNLQDSYCLPHCWPGQQESFSGPEYAPYYNPTDYPYTCPVEENYFKRDLQMSSEMCYNIL, via the exons atgGTGG TGACATGCTGTTCTCTTTATGCAGATAAGCCGAGGGTGTACCAGGGCGTCCGAGTGAAGACCACGGtcaaagagctgctgcagaggcaCAGAGCCCGAGAGGCCAACAGCAAAAAAGTCAAAACG ATAGCCCAGGCTTGCTTGGATCTTCAGGATCTTTGCGCGTCCACTCTTCCAC GTCTCTATGTGGACCCTCCTCCCGCCATTCCCCCAGCTGACGCGAGCAGCTGTGGCTCGCGAGCCCTCCAGCTGCGCGCCGCCTCGTTCCCCGTCCCTGACAGCTCGTGCAACATCCAGATGCAGGGGAGCACCTTTAACGACATCCAGCAGCAGTTTGGGGACATGATGTTGCCCGGCAACGGCTACGGTGGccataacagcagcagcaccggcTGCGGCGGCGGTAGCTACAGcgcctccctgcctccccctcccaccTTCCCGCTGCCCTGGTGCCACGGACTATCCTCTGACGCGGACTACTTTGGCCATGGGACG gCTCCCTGCTCATCACCGGAGTCCCTGAAGCTCTGCAACCCCGTTGATCACAACAGTTACTCGCCGCAGgactctttctcctcctcctcctcttcctcctgctacGACTCACCCACGAGGATGGAGTCCGGCTACCACGGCTTCCCCTCAGAGCACTACCACTATCAGCACTGCAACCTCCAGGACAGTTACTGCCTGCCCCACTGTTGGCCAGGTCAGCAGGAGAGCTTCTCCGGCCCTGAATACGCACCTTACTACAACCCCACAGACTATCCATACACCTGTCCCGTGGAAGAGAACTATTTCAAGAGGGATTTGCAGATGAGCTCCGAAATGTGCTACAACATACTATGA